A stretch of DNA from Halorubrum sp. BOL3-1:
GTCGAGCCGCTTCCAGGAAGCGTACCTCACCGGGGAGAACTTCGACGTTCACGACGAGCTGGACGCGGTCGCCGACGAGGTCGACGCCTCGCCCGCGCAGACCGCGCTCGCGTGGCTCGCCGGCCGCGACGGCGTCACCGCGCCCATCGTCGGCGCGCGAACCGTCGACCAGCTCCGCGAGAACCTCGCGGCCGCGACGGTCGACCTCTCCGACGAGCGGGTCGAGCGCCTGACCGCCGCGAAGCCCGGCCCGTACGACGTTTTATAAGTCGACCGCGGCGCCTACCGCTCGGCGCAGTACTCGACGAAGTTCCGCAGAATCCGCAGCCCCGTCTCGCCGCTCTTCTCGGGGTGGAACTGCGTGCCGAACACGTTGCCGGCCTCGTTGGCGACGACCGCCGGGAAGTCGACGCCGTAGTCCGCGGTCGCGACGACCGCCTCCGGGTCCGAAGGCTCGGCGTAGTAGGAGTGGACGAAGTAGGCGTACTCGCCCTCAACGCCCTCGACGATCGGGTGGTCGCGCGTGACCTCCAGCTCGTTCCAGCCCATGTGGGGCACCTTGCGGTCCACCCCGAACCGGACGTTGGTGCCGGGGACCAGATCCAGTCCCGTCACCTCGCCTTCGCCCTCGTGGTCCGCCTCCTCGCTCGTGGTGAGCAGCATCTGCATCCCGAGGCAGATCCCGAACAGGGGGCGGCCGGCGTCGGCGTGTTCGGTCAGCGCCTCGCGGAGCGGGCCGGCGTTCTCCATCCCCTCGCGGAACGCGCCGACGCCGGGAAGGACGACGCCGTCGGCCGCCGCGAACGCCTCCGGGTCGTCGGTGATCTCGACCGACGCGCCCGCGCGTTCGAGCCCGCGGGTCGCGGACCGGAGGTTTCCGAGGCCGTAGTCGACCAAGACGACGTCCGCCAGCGTCTCCGCGGGCGGCTCGAAGGTACTCATGCTCCCGTTTCGGAGGGGGACGGGAAAATCGGTTTCCTTTTTTGACCCCGCCCGTCGGCGTCGACGCGGTGGCGGGTCGCGTCCGCTACTTCAGGAACGACCGCACCAACCGCTCGGGGAATCCCAAGATCAGTTGTACCGCGGCCATGGGTTCATCTTCCGCTCGGAGGTGGGCGCGCGTCCGCTGGGAGATCATCTCGACGGAGACGATGAGCAGGAAGATGACGATGATGGTCGCCATCATGTTCGTGTACGCGAACAGGCCCTGCTGGACTGAGAGGACGAGTCCGAGCCCGCCGGCGCCGATGATCCCCAGCCCGACGGCGATCCGGACGTTGATTTCGAAGACGTACAGCGTCCACGCAATAAACGAGTTCCGGACCTGCGCGAGCATCCCGAAGACGATTATCTGCGTCTTGCTCGCACCGGTGGTTCGCATCGCCTCGACCGGTCCGTCGCCGATCTCCTCGAGCTCGTCGGTGAACAGCCGACCGAGGTTGCCGATCGTGTCGGTCGCAACCGCCAGCGTCGCCGTCGTGGGGCTGATACCGCCAAGCGGGACGTATATCAGCACCCACACCAGCGCCGGAATGGACCGAATCGCCGACATCATTCCCCGGAAGAAGAAATTAAACGGGAACGGGGTAACGCGTCCGGAACCGAGGATGCTGAAAAGCAACGCGAGCGGGAACGCCATGATCGTTCCGGCGAAGCCTATCGCGAGGGTCTCTCCGGCGGCGCCGAACAGCTGTACCGGGCCGCCGGTCTGCGTGAACAGCAGGATGGGGTACTCGAACACGCTGTCCGCGCCGGCGAAGAACCCGCTGTCGTACAGCAGGTTCCGCTGTCGAATGAACGTCACGTACTCAGAGAATCCGCCCGGCACGAATGCGACCCCGACCGGTCCTTCGCCGAACACGAGAAACGGGAAGTAATCCTGGAGCGCCTCGGCGAACGTCCCGAGGTACGACGGGAGGTCCGCCCGGAACCACTCGACCGTTTCGAGGGCCATCAAAAATAGGTACGTGACCACCGCGGCGACGAGCGCGTACCCGAGCCAGCGGCCTTTCCGCGCGATCGAGATCTCGTCGAACTGGCGCTCGACATCGTCGGACGCCGTCGACTCGCCTAACGAGTCGGACGCGGTGCCACCGTCCGGTTTCGCGGCGCCATCGTCAGCAGCCGCGTCACCGTTCTCGGGGGTAGATCGGCCGGAATCGGCATCTCGGTTCATGGCGCCGCCTCCTCTTCGGTCGATTCGACGACATCGCCTTCGTCCCTCCTCTCGTCTGAAACGAACATTCCTTCGGTGTCGATATCGCCGTATATATCGTCAATGGCGTCTATCGTGAGCTCGTCGCGGTATCCGTCGAACACTTTTCGTCCCTCGTGGAGCCCGATGAATCGGGTCCCGAACTTCCGGGCAATGTTGACCTGATGAAGGCTCGTCAGGGTCGTGAGTCCCCGGTCTTCGGTCGTCTGTTTGAGGTATCGCATCACCTCCTGTGCGGAACCCGGGTCGAGACTCGACACGGGCTCGTCCGCGAGCATCACGCCGGGCTCTTGAACGAGAGCGCGGGCGATACCGACGCGCTGTTGTTGGCCGCCGCTCATCTGTCGGACCTCGGAACGCGCCTCCCCGAGCAGTCCGACGGTGTCGAGCGCCTCCAACGAGCGGAGCTTCTCGTCTTCGCTCTGGAGTTGGAGGAGACTCGTCGGGAGTCCGTTCCGGCCGAGTGAGCCGGACAGGGCGTTCGAGTACGCCGTCATCTCCTCGATGAGGTTGTGCTGTTGGAAAATGAACGCGACGTCGCCGTCGTCGCTGGTGACCGGTCGGCCGTCGATCCGGACAGATCCCTCGGTCGGTTCCAGCAAGCCCCCGATACAACGGAGCAGCGTCGACTTACCCGATCCGGAGACGCCCATGATGATGACGAACTCTCCTTCGGGGACTTCAAAGGAAACGTCTTCGAGCGCGACGGTGTCCCCGAACCGCTTCGTGAGGCCGTCGATAGTTATTTTTGACATTCGATTGTGGTGACGTGATTGTGGTGTGTTGTCTGACCGCTAGAACCGTCGTTCGGTTCCGTTTTGGCCGCTTCGAGCCCGTTGCCCGGCGTCGACGAACGTCAGCTGACGTCCGCGGTCGTCAGCTGATGTCTTCGAACTCGATGGCGAGGTTGTCGATGACGTCCTGAATCGGGGCGTAGTCGGAGCGGCCCGCCTCTTCGATCCCGGAGAACCACAGCTCTTCGTTGTCACCGACGTCGGAGGTGTCCTCGTGTTGGAACGCCTCTTCCGGCGCGTTCAGCATCGTGCTCTCGACCTCTTCGCGAACCGAGTCGTCCCAGTCGGCCCGCGAGACCATCGGCGCACGCGGAAGCGGGTCCGACACCGCGAGCAGCCGGAGCTCGCCGTGTTCGTCGCCGATGTTCTCGCCGGCGCTCGGGTACTCCGAGGAGGTCTCGGCGAACTCGGGGCTCATTTCGTCGAACTGCTCTTGGCTGATCCAGGACGCGGACTGGAACGCCCCCTGTCCGGCAGCGACGACCTCGTCGCGCTCGACCATGTTCGTTCGAGAGGTCTCGTGGTCCGAGTAGTTCGGTTCGAAGTCCGGCGGCTCGCCGTCGGGGGCCTCGCCGACATCGAGCCCGGCGTCCTGAAGCGTCGACAGCGGGACGAGCGTGCCGGACACCGACAGCGGGTCGGAGAAGTTGATCTGCGGGTTATCGAGGTCGGCGAGGTCCGAGAGCTCCTCGACGCCGCTGTCCATCGTCGTCGTGATTGTCGAGAAGTACTGTGCGGCGCCGAACGCGATCCGCATCCCGATGATGTCGAAGACGCTCTCGTCCGTCGCCGGTACGGCACCGGGCGAGACGCCGGATATCTCCGCCTGCCCGTCGCGGAGCGCGGTTACCGTTTCGGTGTAACTCGCCGTGCGGGTCGTATTGATCGTGACGCCCACCTCTGACTCGATGTGTTCGATGATCGGACGATACTGCGTCTGGATGTCAACGCTGGCTTCCGCGGGGTTCAACACCAGTTCGATGTCGGCCGCCTCGCCGCCGAGGCACCCAGCCGCCCCAACAGCACTAGCGGCACCAGCTGTTTTCAAGAACGTACGCCGGTTCGCCGACCACCTGTTGTCGGACATACAGACGGTACTTTCGCTCGCGTGACTAATCGTTTTCTATGTTTTCTATATAGATCATGAGCGACGGTCGCGGTCGCTGGCCGTCCGATCAGTGGATCAGAACTCGCCCAACCGCGACTGTCCGTCACCGCCGTCACCCTCTCGACTGCCGACACCGCTCAGCTCGGCCGCCTGAGCGATCGTCTCGAAGAAGCCGTCGCGTTGGCTCCGGTCGTACAGCGTCGCCGCCGGGTGGACGGACAGCAGCACGCGCCGCGACTCCCCCGCGAGCCGGGCGTCGACCACGCCGCCCGACTCGGACGTTATCGCAACCGAGCGGTCGAGGAGGTGCTCGCTCGGCACCTTCCCGAGCGTCACGATCAGCGCCGGGTCGAGCCGGTCGACCTCGCACTCGAGGTGACCCCGGCAGTTCGCCAGCTCCTCGGTCGTCGGGTCGCGGTTGTCCGGCGGGCGGCAGCGCACGCAGTTCGTGATCCGCACGTCTGCGCGACCGAGCCCGGCGTCACGCAGCGCCTCGTCGAGCACGTCGCCCGAGCGCCCGACGAACGGCTCGCCCTCCTCGTCCTCGGTCGCGCCCGGTCCCTCCCCGACGAACAGCAGCTCCGCGTCCGTCGGCCCGACGCCGTCGACGATTCGACTCCGGGACTCGACCAACGCCGGGCACCGCTCGCAGGCCGAAAGGCGCAGGTCCCCGTCGAGGGCGGAGCCGTCGCCGCCGTGTTCGCTCATACGAACGGATGGGGCGCGGTCGTCTAAGTAGCGTCGGTCGGTCCGAACAGGGGGTCGGCGCCGCTACGCCGTCGCCGCCGCCTCGCGATGGGCGCTTGCCGCGAGCGCCGCGATCCGAAGCGGTTCGCAGCGCCGGCGCCCGTCGCGGGTGAGCGCCCTGACCGCGGCGGCCGCCGCCTCGGCGTCGACGCCGACCGCGCGGACGAACCGGGGTTCCGCGTCGGCGTCGCCCGCTTCGCCCTCACCCGGTGCGGCCGGAACGCGGGGCGGCAGCGACCGGTACGCGGCGAGGCGAGCGGCGAGCGCGTCGCCGTCGAACGCGTCCCGCAGGGCCGGTTCGAGTCCGGGGCTGTCCTCGTAGCTCACGGCGTACACCGGTCGGTCGAGCGTCTCGCGGAGTCGGTCGAGGTCGAGGAGGTTGAACCAGGCCGGCGCGACGCCCGCGCAGGCGACGTGGCGGACGTCCTCGCGGTCGAGCGCGCGCCAGCAGCGGATCACCGCGTCGGTCGCGTCGGTCCCGCCGACGGTACACCGCGCGAACGCGAAGCCGTCGGGGGTCCCGTCGGCGCGGACGACGACGCCGGCCGCGTGGCTCGCGTTGCGGGCGTCAGAGAAGGCGATACCGAGCGTGCGGCTCGGCGGCGTCACTCACGTCTCCTCGGATTTGATCTCCTGGAGCCGGTCGAGGAGTTCGTCGTTCGAGGCGCCGGGCTCGTAGTCGACGGACCCCTCGTGAGTCTCCTCGGCAGCCTGGACGCCCTCGTCGTCGTCGAAGTCCGCGTCCAAGTCCTGATTCTCCTGTTCGGACTCATCGTAGCTGCCAAAGCCCATATGTGTGTGAGAATAACAGGGGGCGAGTCATAAATCCACGGGCGAGGGCGGACCCGAACCCGGCCGCGCGGTCGCGGCTGTACCCTTTTGTCGCTCCGCGAGCGAGTACTGGCATGGAACCGATCGCCGTCACCGCGGACGCGGAGGAGTTCACCTGTAACGCGTACCTCGTCGCGGGGGACGCGACGACGCTCGTCGACGCCGGAACGATGCCGGGCGTCGACGACGCCATCGCCGGCGCGCTCGACGACGCCGGCGCCGACGGACTCGACCGCGTGGTGTTGACCCACCAGCACTACGACCACGTCGAGGAACTCGACGCCGTCGTCGACCGCTTCGACCCAAGGGTGTTGGCGTACGCAGATCACCCGCACCGCGACGTCGCCCTCGAAGACGGCGACGATGTCCTCGTCGGGGACGAGGCCTGCGAGGTCGTCTACACGCCGGGCCACGCGGACGACCACGTCTCGCTCGTCGGGAACGAGCGGCTGTACTCGGGCGATGTCGTCGTCCACGACGACGGCGCGTTTTCGGACGGCTCGTTCGGCCGGACCGACATGGCGGGCCAGTCCAGGGAGCGCCTGATCGAGAGCCTCCGCGACCTGCTCGACCGGCTGCCGGACGCCGTCGAGGCGATGTTCCCCGGCCACGGCGGCGTCTACCGCGCCGCCGACGGGCCGGACACGGTCCGAGAAGTCATCGAGCGCGCGACGGAGCGTGCCGAGCGCCGCGAGCCGAAGTACCCCGACGAGTGAGGGAGTGACGAGCGGTCGGACTCGCCCACGGAACGGCACGGGCGGGCCGCCCGAACCGGCTCGACCGCGCCGGTCCGACGAGGCTGGGGAGGCGCGAGGCCCGCGCTCGGCCGGCCGTCGGCGGCGCCGTCGCTCGGCGAGAGCGAGGATACGCGAAGGAACGCTCCTGACCGATTACGCGGCGCGGCGCTCGGTCGCCTTCGGACGGAGATTGGTGTAGCCGCACTTGCGGCAGCGCTCGGCCTCGGAGGCGTTCCGGGCGTTACAGCGCATACAGATCTGTCGGTCGAGCATCCGGCGTTCCGCGGCGTCAAATTTGGCCATACGACTGTTGTGCGAGCGGTGCTGTAAAAGGTTGCGAGACGCCGCGACGCTGGACGGGCCGGTCAGGCGCCGGCTTCCGTGAGGGCGGCCTCGATGTCCTCCCGCTGCGTGACGCCGACGAAGCGGTCGACGACGCCGTCGCCGTTCTCGACGATGAGCGTCGGGAGCGAGCGGACCTGGTACTCGTTGGCGACGTCCTGCTCCTCGTCGACGTCGACCTTCTGGAGCTCGAACGCGTCGCCGAGGTCCTCCTGAATCTCCTCTAAGATGGGGTCTTGGGTCTTACACGGGCCGCACCACTCGGCGTGGAAATCCAGCAGTCGAACGGTCATAATCGCGCTCAACTACCGCCGGCCCGCGCATAAGGGTTTCCCACTCGTGTGTGTGCGTTCGGGCCAGCCGACCCGACGACGACGGACCGGAAGCGGTGGTGACCGGTCCGACAGCGGAAGTCGGAGCGGTCGACGACGGAACTCCGAACGGTCGACGGTCGACGGCGGTCGGCGGACGCGAGCGAAACGTTTAGAATGCGGCGACGCACACGTGTGGTTATGAGTAGCTCCGACTCCGGCGGGCTGATGTCCAGCGCGGGACTGGTCCGCTACTTCGATAACGAGGACCGGAACGCCATCTCGATCGACCCCAAGACGGTCATCGCGTTCTGCGTCCTCTTCGGCGTGTTCGTCCAGATCCTCTCGCTGACCGTCGCGTAGTCCGGCACGTCGGTCCGTCGCGTCGCTCCGTGCCGCCGGTGCGGTGAACCGACCGCGTAGCGCGCCCTTTTTTTACGCGCCCGCCCCATCGATCCGTATGAAAGCAGGCGTCATCGCCGTCCAAGGCGACGTGGCCGAACACGCCGCCGCCGTCCGCAACGCCGCCGCCGCCCACGACGAGTCCGCGGCGGTCGTCGAGGTCCGGGATTCGGGGATCGTACCCGACTGCGACGTCCTCCTGATGCCGGGCGGGGAGTCGACGACGATCTCGCGGCTGATCGAGCGCGAGGGGATCGCCGCCGAGGTCCGAGACCACGTCGCGGCCGGCAAGCCCGTCCTCGCAACCTGCGCCGGGCTCATCGTCTGCTCGAACGACGCGAAAGACGACCGGGTCGACGCGTTGGGACTGGTCGACGTCTCGGTCGACCGCAACGCGTTCGGGCGACAGAAGGACTCCTTCGAGGCGAAGGTCCCCGTCACCGGACTCGACGACCCCTTCCACGCCGTGTTCATCCGCGCGCCGGCCATCGACGACGTCGGCGCGGGCGTCGAGACGCTCGCGACGGTCGACGGGCGGCCGGTCGCGGTGCGCGACGGTCCCGTGGTCGCCACCGCGTTCCACCCGGAACTCACCGACGACCCGCGGATCCACGACCTCGCGTTCTTCCCCGGACGAGAGGTGGTCGCGTGAGCGATCCGGCCGAGGGGGCGATAGCGGGGGAGACGCCGAAGCCGACGAGAACCCGGAGGTCCCGCCCGAGGCGGTCCTCGACGAGCTGTTCGCCACCATCGAGTCGCGGAAGGCGGAGCTGCCGGAGGGGTCGTACACGGCCTCGCTTTTCACCCACGAGAAGGGCGAGAACGCCGTCTTAGAGAAGGTAGGCGAGGAAGCGACGGAGGCCATCCTCGCGGCGAAAGACGACGACCGCGAAGAGGTCACCGCGGAGAGCGCCGACCTCGTCTACCACCTGCTCGTGTTGCTCGCGATGAAGGACATCGACGTCGACGACCTGCGCGCGGAGCTTCGGGACCGCTTTTGATCACCGCTCGCGTTCGAGTTCGCGGTCGATGTCGTCGACGTCCGCGGTCTCCAGCTCGTCGGCGATCCGGCGCTCGAACTCCGCCTCGCTGATCTGTCCCTCGACGTACTGGCGGCGGAGCCGGTCCTGCCGGCTCTCGGCGGTGTCGGCCGTCGACGAGGTCGACGACGACCCGATCGAATCGAGCGAGGGGGAGTCGTCGTCGCCGAGTAGCCACGAGCCGGTCTTGTACGCGACGTAGACGAGTCCCGCCAGCACGGCGAGCGAGACGATACCGGAGACGATCGCCCACGCAAGGCTCAGGAGCGCCGAGACCACGGAGACGACGACGCTGATCCCGATCAGCACCGCGATCGCGATCGCCGCGTAATAGAGGGCTTTCTTCCCGTCCATGTCCCGGCGTCGGGCGGCCGACCGCAAATATCTTCTCCCGCGGCCCCGATGGACGTATCCAAAGCTCCGGTCGGTCGGCTGTACGTGTCCGGTTCCGTCGGGGTCGACTCTCGGACCGAGACCGCCGAATCCCCTGCCGGGAGGCTGCCCCTTTGGGCCCACCCATCGCGACCGCACGGCACCTCACGCCTCCCCAGCCTCGTCGCTCACTCCGTTCGCGACTCCCTCGCGCGCGCCACCGCGTACCGTTTTCATACACTCGTCGCTACCGCTGGGAGTCGCTGGGAGCGCGAGATGCGGGCGCGGACGAGACCGGTTCGAGCGAGGAGCCGGACGGGACGGTCTCGGACCGCGTCGACCGCCGAACCGTGCTCGGCGCGCTCGCCGGTGCCGGAAGCGCCGCGGTCGCCGGCTGTTCCGGCTCGGACCCGGACGACGCAACGACAACGGCGTTCGACCCGGACCGGCTCGACGGGCTCGCGGCGCGGTTCGCGCCGACGGTGTAGTTCGACGCCGCGGAGCCGTGGTTCCCGACCGTACGCGACCGAGGAGGACGGCGAGACCGTCGTCAACGGCTTCGCCGCGTTCGACGGTACCACGAGCGCTACGACGAAGCGGGCGAGCCGCCGAACCCGACCGTCTTCTACAGCGGGGTGCGGTGCGAGGACTCGCCGCTCGCGGTCGTCCAGTTCTGGATGTACTCCGCGTTCGACCAGTTCACCGCCAGCTTCCACTGGCACGACTGGGTGGTGCTCCACGTCTTCGTCGACCTCGACTCGGGCGACCCGCAGCTGTACGTCGCCAGCTCGCACTCCCGGAGCGTCCCGAACAACGAGTTCCTCGACCCGGATCCCGACCGGGTCCCGCGGATCCTCACCGAACTCGGCTCCCACTCGAGCGCGCTGCCGGTCAACGAGGACCTCGATAGCTTCCAGCGCGTGGGCGAGGACGGGCTGCTGGCGGACATCACCAACGCGACGATCGACACGGCCGAAGACCTCCTCGGGATCCCGATCGCGTACGGGCTCCCGCGCGACGAGGGAGCGCGGCTCCCCTCCGTCGTCCCCGAGTACGAGGGCGAACCGATCTACGAACATCCCGACCTCCCGTCGGTGTCCGCGGAGTCGCTCGTCGACGGCGCGCTTACCGTGCGATCGCTCGGCTCGCTGTCGTCCCCGTCGACCGACCTCCCGACGCGGGGGACCGGGATCGCCCTCCGCCACCGCGAGCGCCCGGACGACGGCGACGACGCCGCGTTCGCCGACGAGGCCGCCGAGTCGGTCGTCGAGTACGACCTCGTTCCGAGCGCGGAGCTGGAACACATCTCCGCGTTCGCCGGCCCGCAGCTGAGCTTCGAGTTCGACGTGCCCGGGGCCGTCGAGGACGCGGTCGCCGGCCACATCACGACCACCGGCGTCCCGTGGGAACAGCCCCGCTACGAGAACCCCGCGCTCGACGTCAGCGCCGGGAACCACCGGTCCGAGCTCGCGTCCCGCTACGACGCGATCGCCGACGACCCGTCGTTCGGCGCCGACGCCGCGGAGGCGCTCGACGGCGTCGTCGCCCGCGTCACGGGGGCGACGGAGACCGACGAGGCGCCGGACGGCGAGGGGCTGACGACGACCCGGACCGACGTCGAGTCGTTCGTGCTGATCGAGAGCGACCCCGAGGCGGTGCCGACGTTCGCCGGCGGGGTCGCGGTCGCCAACGGAGTCCCGGAGGGAGACCACCGGCTGACGGTCAACGGCGCCGGGCGGGCGCCCCACAGCGAGACGGTGACCGTCTCGGCGGACGAGTCGGTGACGACCGCGGGCGTCGACGGCGAGATCCCGCTCGTCGCGCGCGAGAACGCGCGGAAGGTCGAGCTCTCGGACGCGGAGAGCGACGCCGACCTGACGCGGACGACGATCGAGGACGACTTCGCCGGACGGGTCTACGACTCCGCGATCGACGGGAGCGACGCGGCCTACGTCCACGCGGGCGGCGCGTACACGACCGAGGTCCGCGACGCCGACGACGAGGTGGGCGCGTACCGCGTCAACCCGGACCCGACGGGGGAGGGGGGTGACGACGGCGAGACCGGCGCGGCCGACCCGATCCGGATCGAGCGGCCGGAGACCGGAGCCGCCCCGCTCGCCGGGTACGTGGCCGACGTGGCCGAGGAGACGCGCGCCGCGGTCGCGGCCGCGGCGGCCGAGAGGGACGGCGAGGGTGACGACGACGACGACGGCGGGGGCGGCGGGGGCGGCGGGGGATCCGAGGGGGGCGGCTCGGGTGGGGGCGGCTCCGGCGGCGGGGCGTCAAACGCGGTCAACGGGTTAGAGCGGGCCCTCGCCGCCGCGGTCGATACCGCGGAACGGGCCGAGGAGCGCGCCCGCGAGGGCGACGGCGAGGGGACGGAGCGGCGGCTGGCGAGCGTGCTCGACCGGATCGCTCGGATCGAAGAGCGGCTCGCGGCCGCCCGGGAGGGGCTCCCGCCCGGCCTCGCGAACGCGACCGGAAGGCGGGTCGAGCAGGCGATTCGGCGGGTCGAGCAGGCGCGAAACTCGGAGAAGCCGTAGGCGGCGACTTCCTTCCTCCCGTTTCGGTTCCCGTCCGCGGGGCGGTGTGCCACGCCACACCAACGGATGGAAAGCTATACGACGCCGAATCGACCACGCGTATATAAGCAGATGTCTCAGGAGGGATACGACCACGCGACGGTGGAGGAACGCTGGCAGGAGGCGTGGGACGACGCCGCCGTCTACCACGTCCCGGACGACGCCGCCGACCCGACGTACGTCCTCGGGATGTACCCGTACCCGTCCGGGAAGCTCCACATGGGTCACGTCCGAAACTACACGATCACGGACGCGTACGCCCGCTACCGGCGGATGCGCGGCGACGACGTGCTCCACCCGATGGGGTGGGACGCGTTCGGCCTGCCGGCCGAGAACGCCGCGAAGGAGCGCGACACCAACCCCCGCGACTGGACGTTCGACTGTATCGACACGATGCGCGGACAGATGAAGTCGATGGGGTTCGGCTACGACTGGGACCGGGAGGTCACCACCTGTACCCCGGAGTACTACCGGTGGAACCAGTGGCTGTTCTCCCGCTTCCGCGAGGCCGGCCTCGTCGAGCGCCGCGACGCCGAGGTGAACTGGTGTCCCTCCTGTGAGACGGTCCTCGCGGACGAGCAGGTCGAGGGCGACGACGAGCTGTGCTGGCGCTGTGACACGCCCGTCGAGGACCGCGAACTCGACCAGTGGTTCCTGAAGATAACCGAGTACGCGGACGAGCTGTTGGAGGCCATCGACGGGCTGGAGGGGTGGCCCGACTCCGTCCGACAGATGCAGCGCAACTGGATCGGTCGGCAGTACGGGGCGGAGGTCGAGTTCGGGATTGGCGAGGCGCAGAGCGCCCCGGACGGACGCGGCGAGGGGACCGAGCCGCGGGAGTACGGTGCCGTCACCGCCTTCACCACCCGCGTCGACACGGTCCACGGCGCGACGTTCTTCGCGCTCGCTCCCGACCACCCGATCGCGGAGGAGCTGGCAGAAGAGGACGAGGCGGTCCACGAGTTCGTCCACCACGAGGCCGACCCCGACGGCGACGAGCCGAACGGCGTCGAGACGGACCTGACCGCCACTAATCCCGTCACCGGCGAGGAGATCCCCGTCTTCGTCGCGGACTTCGTCCTCTCGGACGTGGGGACTGGCGCGCTGATGGCCGTGCCCGCTCACGACGAGCGCGACCACGCGTTCGCGGAGAAGAAGGGCGTCGAGGTTCGGCCGGTGATCGCGCCGGAACCGGACGACTGGAACGGCGAGACGGTCCCCGACACCCCTGACGTGGAGGGTGAGGCCTTCACCGACGACGGGATTGTGGTCGACTCCGGCGAGTACGCCGGCCTCGACAGCGAGACCGCGCGCGAGCGGATCACGGCCGATGTCGACGGCGCGAGCGAGGCGACCCAGTACCGCCTGCGCGACTGGGGCATCTCCCGCCAGCGCTACTGGGGGACGCCGATCCCGGTCGTCCACTGCGACGACTGCGGG
This window harbors:
- the hisE gene encoding phosphoribosyl-ATP diphosphatase — its product is MFATIESRKAELPEGSYTASLFTHEKGENAVLEKVGEEATEAILAAKDDDREEVTAESADLVYHLLVLLAMKDIDVDDLRAELRDRF
- the leuS gene encoding leucine--tRNA ligase, translating into MSQEGYDHATVEERWQEAWDDAAVYHVPDDAADPTYVLGMYPYPSGKLHMGHVRNYTITDAYARYRRMRGDDVLHPMGWDAFGLPAENAAKERDTNPRDWTFDCIDTMRGQMKSMGFGYDWDREVTTCTPEYYRWNQWLFSRFREAGLVERRDAEVNWCPSCETVLADEQVEGDDELCWRCDTPVEDRELDQWFLKITEYADELLEAIDGLEGWPDSVRQMQRNWIGRQYGAEVEFGIGEAQSAPDGRGEGTEPREYGAVTAFTTRVDTVHGATFFALAPDHPIAEELAEEDEAVHEFVHHEADPDGDEPNGVETDLTATNPVTGEEIPVFVADFVLSDVGTGALMAVPAHDERDHAFAEKKGVEVRPVIAPEPDDWNGETVPDTPDVEGEAFTDDGIVVDSGEYAGLDSETARERITADVDGASEATQYRLRDWGISRQRYWGTPIPVVHCDDCGAVPVPDEDLPVELPEFINTTGNPLDAAEEWKEATCPECGGPATRETDTMDTFVDSSWYFLRYVSPDLDDAPFDLDRANDWMPVDQYVGGIEHAVMHLLYSRFFTKVLADEEGLDGREPFTNLLAQGMVQLDGEKMSKSVGNTVSPQRIVDEYGADTARLFMMEAAQPERDFDWSEEGVRSTYRFLTRLNDLVEEYAAGDVALAGDGDGDAAAADRDEIDDYVADETDAAVAIAGAEYDDLTFNVALREAQGLVRTLRIYREYADPHPAVFERGVGVAVRLLAPVAPHLTEELWETLDRDEFVAEAEWPTATVDRDTVERRRRLVANTREDVRDIVEVAGIDDPERIDVVVAPDWKYDALAIAVDSDADNLIPELMAESHIRERGDAAASYGQDLQANREALQETMSGDAEYDALRAAAWLIEREFDAPVRVERAADADESVVRKAEPGRPAIDIVE